The following is a genomic window from Spirosoma agri.
TCAAAGACGTAACGATCGACGTGAAAGATCGCGAGTTTGTCGTGCTGGTTGGCCCATCGGGTTGCGGCAAATCGACATTGTTGCGCATGATTGCCGGACTGGAAGAAATTACCGACGGTGACTTACTGCTTGATGGGCAACGCATCAACGATCTGGCACCGAAAGACCGCGACATTGCGATGGTGTTTCAGAACTATGCGCTCTATCCGCACATGACCGTTTACGACAATATGGCGTTCGGGCTGAAGCTGCGCAACATGAGTAAGGACGACATCCGGCAACGGGTTACGCAGGCGGCTAACATGCTGGAAATAGAAACGCTGCTCGACCGAAAGCCCAAAGACATGTCGGGGGGACAACGCCAGCGGGTGGCCATTGGCCGGGCCATCGTGCGAAACCCCAAAGTGTTTCTGTTCGACGAACCATTGAGTAACCTCGACGCCAAACTACGGGGGCAAACCCGCATTGAGTTACAGAAACTCCACCGCGATCTTCAGGCCACAATGATTTACGTCACGCACGATCAGGTAGAGGCAATGACGCTCGGCGACCGCATTGTTGTGCTGCGCGGGGGCGATGTTATGCAATATGACACACCGCTGATGCTCTACAACCAGCCCGTGAATCTGTTTGTCGCCGGTTTTATCGGGACTCCTCCCATGAACTTTCTGCCCGGACGAATTACGAGGGAAGGGGGCACTGTCCGGTTTGAGAGCGTAGAAGGCACAGTTCAGGTTGCGCTCGAAACCGCTGGGAACACGCTTATGACGTCGCCTATTGGCCGCGAGGTGGTGATGGGTATTCGGGCCGAACAGATTCGGGTGCGGTTGGCTGACTTGCAGGAACGTAATTCGACTGGAATTAGAACGTCCATCGATGCCATAGAGCACATGGGTAGCGAAGTGCTGGCTTATTTTACCGTTGAGCGTCGGCGGTTCATTGCCAAGCTACCGGGAGATACGAAGCTGGAATTTGGCCAGTCCGTGTTCTTATCGTGGGACATCGGCAAGGTGCATTTTTTCGATGCGCAAACGGAGCAGGTGATTCGGTAATCGCTAGTTCGGGTAGCGTCGTAAGGTGAACAGCGCCACGCACATGGCGACGACGGTCAGGCCACCCGCCACTAAACCAATAGTTGGTGCCTGCACGTAAGTCAGCGCGTGACCCGTAAGGTATGATCCGGCAATATCGGACAAATTGACGAAGGCCATGTATGTCGTAAACTGTGATCCTTCGACGCCTGGCCGACAAATTGCCATCAGAACCGGCATAGCCGCTACACTGATACTTGGGTCCATAAAATACAGCGCTACCAGACCGGATTGAGACACTGAAGAATTGCTCCACAGGCTGTCGATAAGGTTGAAACTGATCAGGTAAACCGCTACCATCGACAGTACGATGAGCAGGAGACGACGCGGGCCAATACGATCCGCAATATAGCCCCCTGTCAGAGCCGCAACCGTGGCAACCAGCATCCCATACGTACCCGTCAGAAGCGACACAGATGTATCCGCCCAGCCAAGTTTTTGAATCAGGTGATAATTATACGCGCGTGAAAACAGACTGATACTCACATAGGCTGCGACTATAGCGCCGAATAATAACATACTCCGTTTAGCAAATAAGCCTTTGATCAGTTCCGTAAATAACCACCTGAAACTGGGGTCGGATAAGGATTGACGAGTGCCTGTTGTTGACGAAAGCGGTATTTTCGTTCTGGTTGAGAACGATGGTAAAAGCTGATCGTCGGGCCGTTCCCGAATGAAGAAGGTCAGAATGGTTAGGAGGAGCAGCAAAGCTGATTGAATCAGGGCCGCGCTGAAGAAACCATACGTGCGCAGGAGTTGCGAGAACAGAGCGGCTCCTACACCCGTGCCTATCAGAAAACCCCCGCGCATGAATGCGTTGACCCGACCCCGTTCGTCGCTCGGTATCACGGTGATAGCCATAGCATCGACGCTGGCATCCTGAATGGCGGCAAAAATACTGTGACTGAAAAATAACCACGCCAGTGTCTGTACCTGAGCGACTGGATCGTGCACGAACAAGATACCCAGCGACGCCAGAACCGCCATGGACTGTGCGCCGACCACCCAGGGTTTTCGGCGGCCCATTACTGACCGTTGATAGCGGTCGATAACAGGTCCCCACACGAATTGAAAAGCCCAGGGTAAGCCGACGATTGCGGCAAAGGAGCCAATGACGGACGGTTTTACCCCCTCGGCGGTCAGGTAGTTTGCCAGGGCTGTCAACGAAAATCCCGCCGGAATACCCTGCATGACGTATAAGTAAAAAAAGACCGCATAGCGCAATGGTCTGCTCTGGCTTAGCGTTAATGGGTACGAGGCTGCGGGCGCGGTGAGCATACGGTTATCTAGTAAACCAATTGACAAGGTCGGCTTAGTGGGTAGACGTGTATGACCCAGCGATCGCTAATAATGTTTAGCCATTCTCGAACTATCTTAAAAAAAATCCGTTATTCTATTGCAAGACCCGGATAATCTCTATAACATTGTCCGCGTTTTCAGCGCAAAAAACCAATGGCTAAGCTCGTTTACATACCGACCTTCTTCCATACTACGCCATTTCGGTTTAGGTCCGAAAGGACTACATCATTGTGTTTGCCTATGTGGTAAACGTCTTCCGCCATTTTTCTCGTTTTTTCATCTTAACAAACAGCACGGATTACGCCGTCTCCGTTTGCGGTTAACTAACCGCCCCATTAATCGACGATGATTACTCCCGAAATAGTCAACGACCAATACATTGTTCAGGTAGCCAATGAGAACCATCTTCGGCTGGCCGAAACAATTTGCCATGAAATGGAAGAGAGCGCG
Proteins encoded in this region:
- a CDS encoding ABC transporter ATP-binding protein, producing MAEVILRHIAKAYAGGPRVIKDVTIDVKDREFVVLVGPSGCGKSTLLRMIAGLEEITDGDLLLDGQRINDLAPKDRDIAMVFQNYALYPHMTVYDNMAFGLKLRNMSKDDIRQRVTQAANMLEIETLLDRKPKDMSGGQRQRVAIGRAIVRNPKVFLFDEPLSNLDAKLRGQTRIELQKLHRDLQATMIYVTHDQVEAMTLGDRIVVLRGGDVMQYDTPLMLYNQPVNLFVAGFIGTPPMNFLPGRITREGGTVRFESVEGTVQVALETAGNTLMTSPIGREVVMGIRAEQIRVRLADLQERNSTGIRTSIDAIEHMGSEVLAYFTVERRRFIAKLPGDTKLEFGQSVFLSWDIGKVHFFDAQTEQVIR
- a CDS encoding MFS transporter; translated protein: MLTAPAASYPLTLSQSRPLRYAVFFYLYVMQGIPAGFSLTALANYLTAEGVKPSVIGSFAAIVGLPWAFQFVWGPVIDRYQRSVMGRRKPWVVGAQSMAVLASLGILFVHDPVAQVQTLAWLFFSHSIFAAIQDASVDAMAITVIPSDERGRVNAFMRGGFLIGTGVGAALFSQLLRTYGFFSAALIQSALLLLLTILTFFIRERPDDQLLPSFSTRTKIPLSSTTGTRQSLSDPSFRWLFTELIKGLFAKRSMLLFGAIVAAYVSISLFSRAYNYHLIQKLGWADTSVSLLTGTYGMLVATVAALTGGYIADRIGPRRLLLIVLSMVAVYLISFNLIDSLWSNSSVSQSGLVALYFMDPSISVAAMPVLMAICRPGVEGSQFTTYMAFVNLSDIAGSYLTGHALTYVQAPTIGLVAGGLTVVAMCVALFTLRRYPN